Sequence from the Nasonia vitripennis strain AsymCx chromosome 5, Nvit_psr_1.1, whole genome shotgun sequence genome:
TgctcatttttcaaaagtacGCGAATTACGAAAACGTACATCAACTTACTGTGTGTTTGAGACTCTAATAACTACTTCTTGCCCtttctctaaaaataatttaaatatgaaCTCTAGTATATCGCGATCGGAATTTTGGCGTCAAGTTCCTTCTAACATGCCTACAAACGCCATCAAATCATGCTAACCTAACTTTTCGGAATGCTATATACGCGGTCGCGGCAAAGGTGGCTCACATGTAAGCAAGCCCataaaatcgaaaataaagttcaattttataaatcgtaatttgttaaatactatcgtttttataatacttcagaaaatttataaagaCCTGAAAATTCCAAGTATCCAACAATATCTTTTTTATAagtagtaaaataattaaaaaaaaaaaaactttgcgTTCTGCTACGCATCAGGTCACATGCGTACTGACCCTGATTTTTCAAACTCATTCGTGTTCAGGCTTGTGCGGAGGGAACGCATCATCGGTGCAAAGCCAAAGCTTGCGTCAACCGTCCAATGTCAACAAacagtttatattttttttttccccaaGTCTGTGTTCTGTACAAATCGTAGTTTGTAAGTGGAAAGCGGCCAACGGGAGGAAAGATTTTCCAATTTTTCTGACTGTAAGATGCGAGTTTGTTTGATTATTGGAGAAATTTTCATGTTTTGATGAGAAAATGGAGGAAGACGACGTTTGCGATCTGACGATCTCGGAAAAATTCCAGGAACCCAGAAAGAAGTTTTGGCTGGTAATTGATGTAGTCCTTTGTTTTGCTCTACTTCTTATTGCTTGtgtaaatttttgaaattgagTACTCAAGTGCataagttcaataaaaaatttccaaTAACTGTTCATATTCAGTagttaatattttctttattatataATCATTAAGTTTTGTCATTAATTACGCTCCAGTCGACGAAATATACAACGAAATTAGCTTTCTGACCCATCTAAACACCTTGTATTTCTAGCGTTCcagaaaaagaacaaaaagcGATGCAATTAGTGTTAATTCAATGGATATATCCATAGATTCTACACtgggaaaaagaaagaagcgaAGAAAGATATCAGAAGTAGCTAGTAGTTTTTTCACATCAGCGAGTGCCAAATCACTAGATAGAACTATAAATGCATCAGAGATGTCATTTATAGATGTAGAAACCCCTTCTGCTAAGAAAaagtttgtattttttaatttattcttaGTACAAAactttgtgaaaaaaaaaagtttaataattGACATATTTTTAGGATAAGAATAAGCAACGAACATGCAGGCAATGTAACCATAAGAAGTTGGATGTTGGAGATAGCAGAATTAGATATTGCATCTACTTTAAGTCGTAGAGAGATTAAGCGGCAAGAGGCAATATATGAACTATTTTGTGGTGAAAACGTACTATTAAATGATCTCTGTATACTAAGAGACTTTTATTATCAACCTATACTGTCTACTAATATATTCACTTCGGAAGAAATTGATACATTATTTGGAGATGTGTCAAAATTCATTCAAATTCATGGAAAACTACGTGATGAAATGGTTGAGTTGCGAGATCGCTCAGGATTCACAGAATGTGTTGGTCCTACTGTTGTGGATTGGgtaagaataataattttaaagaataaaaatgaaaaaatttagttataaaaaatattattaaattttcattatcatgTTTAGCTTGCACAGTTAAAAGATTTATACATTGAAAGATGTCGATCACAAATTTGGGCAAGACATATcctggatgttaaaaaattgacCTGTAAACGCTTCCAggactttttgaaaaaaagatctGAGTCACTCAGGTCAACAGACTTATGGACGTATTTAGACGTACCACGTTCAAGAATAGTCAAATATCCCTTGCTCGTTAATGAAATTTTACGTCATACTCCAGGTGGGCATGTAGATGAAGCTGCTCTGAAAAGAGCAGGTGAAATATTGTCAGAGTTATTAAAAGATATTGATGAAGCCATGGGAGATGCTGAATGCAAACTAGCCCAGACAAGAATAAACGTGAGATCAGAATATGATCAAAATAATTGTATTGAATCTGCTACAGATTTGATAACTGAAGGGCCATTAAAGGACCTAAAGGGAATGGTAAAAATCTTAAaccttattaaaaataatatacaacGTATaactttaattaatatagAATAGAATAACTTATTCGTTCCTTTTTGCTTTTCTACTTTACAGAAGTATCATTGCTTCCTATTTAACACGTGCTTCGCAT
This genomic interval carries:
- the LOC100122380 gene encoding neuroepithelial cell-transforming gene 1 protein; amino-acid sequence: MEEDDVCDLTISEKFQEPRKKFWLRSRKRTKSDAISVNSMDISIDSTLGKRKKRRKISEVASSFFTSASAKSLDRTINASEMSFIDVETPSAKKKIRISNEHAGNVTIRSWMLEIAELDIASTLSRREIKRQEAIYELFCGENVLLNDLCILRDFYYQPILSTNIFTSEEIDTLFGDVSKFIQIHGKLRDEMVELRDRSGFTECVGPTVVDWLAQLKDLYIERCRSQIWARHILDVKKLTCKRFQDFLKKRSESLRSTDLWTYLDVPRSRIVKYPLLVNEILRHTPGGHVDEAALKRAGEILSELLKDIDEAMGDAECKLAQTRINVRSEYDQNNCIESATDLITEGPLKDLKGMKYHCFLFNTCFALTRSNRRPNRKYNLCFPIIPQDQLNVQIVTPNKSVASFKIGEYILMSEDEHHRRHWLDSFKRLSTPRFESRRKQNTAKNTEKGKENEPEVPDCIKTELSRRSKNGIRDGYFTISLRKTLLRQTRNSIDNT